In Saccharicrinis fermentans DSM 9555 = JCM 21142, a genomic segment contains:
- a CDS encoding pyridoxamine 5'-phosphate oxidase family protein yields the protein MNIPEKVIKLLNSQEATKVLTSVSTTGIPHTVVIGSTMAPQPDLICAAEVMMHTTAKNFKNNPNVAVLVVKDMESYQVIGKVKDHQTEGSLFETMKKELEKLGLPCKGVWLFEPLEVYDQSAGSTAGKKIA from the coding sequence ATGAACATACCAGAAAAAGTAATCAAACTTTTAAATAGTCAGGAAGCAACTAAGGTATTAACATCAGTTTCAACGACAGGGATTCCTCATACAGTTGTTATTGGGAGTACTATGGCACCACAGCCTGATTTGATTTGTGCTGCGGAAGTTATGATGCACACAACAGCTAAAAACTTTAAAAACAACCCCAATGTTGCAGTATTAGTAGTTAAAGATATGGAGTCGTATCAGGTAATTGGAAAGGTAAAAGATCACCAAACAGAAGGTTCTCTTTTTGAAACAATGAAAAAGGAACTTGAAAAATTAGGATTGCCTTGCAAGGGAGTTTGGTTATTTGAACCTTTAGAAGTGTATGACCAAAGTGCAGGTTCCACTGCAGGGAAAAAGATTGCATAA
- the miaA gene encoding tRNA (adenosine(37)-N6)-dimethylallyltransferase MiaA, whose product MPSTKKTLIVIVGPTGIGKTKTSIQIAQHFKTEIISADSRQIFKELKIGTATPSAEELAAAQHHHIGSHSIHDYYSAWEFEQDAIELSEQLFKKYSQLILTGGSMMYIDAVCNGIDELPTIDQELREQLKQQYNNEGIDSIRRQLKQLDPVFYDQVDLKNHKRVIHAVEICLMTGNPYSSLRTNTTKQRPFDIVKIGLEMDRKDIYDRINKRVDLMIEAGLIEEAKQFHPQKELNSLNTVGYKELFAYFDGECDLPKAIELIKRNSRRYAKKQLTWFKKDKKTTWFDPNDINKMISFIEQKI is encoded by the coding sequence ATGCCGTCAACAAAAAAAACGCTAATAGTAATCGTGGGACCCACTGGGATTGGCAAAACAAAAACAAGCATACAAATAGCCCAGCATTTCAAAACAGAGATTATATCAGCCGATTCGCGACAAATATTTAAGGAACTTAAAATTGGAACCGCCACACCTAGTGCTGAAGAACTAGCTGCAGCGCAACACCACCATATCGGATCCCACTCCATTCATGATTACTACAGCGCATGGGAGTTCGAACAGGATGCAATAGAACTGAGTGAACAGCTCTTCAAAAAATACAGTCAGCTGATACTAACCGGTGGATCAATGATGTATATAGATGCCGTATGCAATGGTATCGACGAGTTACCAACCATCGACCAGGAATTAAGAGAGCAACTGAAACAACAATATAACAACGAAGGCATAGACTCTATCCGACGACAACTCAAGCAGCTCGATCCTGTTTTTTACGATCAGGTTGATTTAAAAAACCACAAACGAGTGATCCATGCGGTAGAAATTTGTCTGATGACCGGCAACCCCTATAGCTCTTTAAGAACCAATACTACAAAACAGCGCCCCTTCGATATAGTGAAGATAGGACTCGAAATGGATAGAAAAGATATTTATGACAGAATCAATAAACGAGTAGACCTAATGATTGAGGCAGGACTGATAGAAGAAGCCAAGCAATTCCATCCTCAAAAAGAACTGAACTCATTAAATACCGTAGGCTACAAAGAACTATTTGCTTATTTTGATGGCGAATGTGATTTGCCCAAAGCCATCGAATTGATCAAAAGAAACAGTCGCCGTTATGCAAAAAAGCAACTGACATGGTTTAAAAAAGATAAAAAAACAACTTGGTTTGACCCCAACGATATAAATAAAATGATTAGTTTTATCGAACAAAAAATTTAA
- a CDS encoding class I SAM-dependent methyltransferase yields MSFYSSIVQAYDEIFPLNKMQAHLMEGLFSDLVGKKVLDCGCGTGSLAIELGRRSAFVDAFDLDTSMIEKAKLKCPQAINVHFATGDLLKVTDHYKANYYDLVYCLGNTLAHLPAIDQVNEYLRSVASVLHTGGFIVLQLVNYDWVIGNDISQLPTIESDKYVFDRDYVRQENGVIRFATKLKDKHSGESYSQSLPLIPILKDDLYKMLDGLFGEVRFYGSFKKEAWTERSFHTIVVAKKTHRTKGVNREIN; encoded by the coding sequence ATGTCTTTTTATAGTTCTATCGTACAGGCTTACGACGAAATATTTCCCTTAAATAAAATGCAAGCGCATTTGATGGAAGGGTTGTTTTCTGATTTGGTGGGTAAAAAAGTGTTGGATTGTGGTTGTGGTACTGGAAGCTTAGCCATAGAGCTGGGGCGGAGGAGTGCCTTTGTGGATGCCTTCGATTTGGATACAAGTATGATCGAGAAGGCTAAACTTAAGTGTCCGCAGGCTATTAATGTGCATTTTGCTACGGGTGACCTGCTTAAGGTGACAGACCATTATAAGGCGAATTATTATGACCTTGTGTATTGTTTGGGTAATACTTTGGCTCATCTGCCTGCAATAGACCAGGTAAATGAATACCTTCGCTCGGTGGCATCGGTTTTACATACCGGAGGTTTTATTGTGCTGCAGCTTGTTAATTATGACTGGGTCATTGGTAATGATATTTCTCAGTTGCCTACCATAGAAAGTGATAAGTATGTTTTTGACCGAGATTATGTTCGGCAAGAGAATGGAGTGATTCGTTTTGCTACGAAACTGAAGGATAAGCACAGTGGCGAGTCCTATTCGCAGTCATTACCATTGATACCCATTTTAAAAGATGACTTGTATAAAATGCTCGATGGTCTCTTTGGTGAGGTACGTTTTTATGGATCCTTTAAAAAAGAAGCGTGGACCGAGCGATCCTTTCATACCATTGTGGTGGCAAAAAAAACGCACCGGACAAAAGGTGTAAACCGTGAGATTAATTAA
- a CDS encoding DUF4199 domain-containing protein: MEQAASKSSTVYTYGLYLGIASILFSLLTYYSGMLGDKYFGYLGFVITIIFIFLGLKSYKEKENDGVMKYGQGVSLGVLITLVGGFLSSAFTYVFFTFIDPAKHQELLSIAQEQQLQAGVPEAQLEQIEGVMNVMMSPISLALLGIVGAVIGGLIISLIISAILKKDPVSAV; encoded by the coding sequence ATGGAACAAGCAGCTTCAAAATCTTCAACGGTCTATACTTATGGGCTTTATTTGGGTATAGCATCTATATTATTCAGTTTACTTACATATTATAGTGGCATGCTTGGAGATAAGTATTTTGGTTATTTAGGCTTTGTTATCACTATCATTTTTATTTTTTTGGGCTTAAAAAGCTACAAAGAAAAGGAAAATGACGGTGTTATGAAGTATGGACAAGGTGTTAGTCTTGGCGTATTAATTACATTGGTAGGCGGTTTTCTATCCAGTGCATTTACGTATGTTTTCTTTACTTTTATCGACCCTGCAAAACATCAGGAATTGTTATCTATTGCCCAGGAACAACAGTTGCAGGCAGGTGTTCCCGAGGCTCAGTTGGAGCAAATTGAGGGAGTGATGAATGTAATGATGAGTCCCATATCATTGGCCCTTCTGGGAATTGTAGGGGCTGTAATTGGAGGTCTGATTATCTCATTAATCATTTCAGCTATTCTTAAAAAAGATCCGGTGTCTGCTGTTTAA
- a CDS encoding c-type cytochrome, translating into MKFLVVGVCILFVLMFSGCGQKKEEKKVEAKAWSSPVSSMDKRNDRFDAGKLVYDRNCKVCHQANRMGVPKIYPPLKNTKRVGGNKDYLIDVLLNGSNEEIIVEGVKYKGVMASYRGLSDREIAGVINYIRSDSEAASEVVSEDDVRKRR; encoded by the coding sequence ATGAAATTTTTAGTTGTTGGAGTTTGTATCTTGTTTGTATTGATGTTCTCTGGGTGTGGACAAAAGAAAGAAGAAAAAAAAGTGGAAGCCAAAGCGTGGTCTTCTCCTGTCTCATCTATGGATAAAAGGAATGATCGCTTTGATGCAGGTAAGTTAGTGTATGATAGAAATTGTAAAGTTTGTCATCAGGCAAATAGAATGGGGGTTCCTAAAATTTATCCACCACTAAAGAATACTAAAAGAGTAGGAGGAAATAAAGACTACCTTATTGATGTGTTGTTGAATGGTAGTAATGAAGAAATAATTGTGGAAGGGGTGAAGTATAAGGGAGTAATGGCTTCATATAGAGGCCTTAGCGATAGGGAGATAGCTGGCGTGATTAATTATATCAGGAGTGATAGTGAGGCGGCAAGTGAGGTGGTTTCGGAAGATGATGTGCGGAAACGAAGATAA
- a CDS encoding glycosyltransferase family 2 protein encodes MNLSIVVPLFNEEESLTELYKWVRGVLTPLNISFEVIFVDDGSNDGSWQVIEDLSVANQEVKGIKFRRNYGKSAALYSGFEAAEGDVVITMDADLQDNPNELPELYRMIIEDGYDLVSGWKKKRYDPLGKTIPSKLFNRTARYISGIKLHDFNCGLKAYRKDVVKSIEVYGEMHRYIPILAKRNGFSKIGEKVVIHRERQYGVSKFGIERFLKGFLDLLSVTFISKFGKRPMHLFGGLGIFMFLIGFLSSLYLGAHKLYSVYHQIREPLLTSSAYFYIALTSMVIGTQLFVAGFLAELVSRNNPERNKYQIEKRVK; translated from the coding sequence ATGAATTTATCAATTGTAGTACCGCTTTTTAACGAAGAGGAATCCTTAACAGAATTGTACAAATGGGTCAGGGGAGTGTTAACTCCCCTGAATATTTCCTTTGAAGTTATTTTTGTGGATGATGGAAGTAATGATGGCTCATGGCAGGTTATTGAGGATTTGTCGGTAGCAAATCAAGAGGTGAAAGGAATTAAGTTTCGTAGGAATTATGGTAAGTCAGCAGCTTTATACAGCGGTTTTGAAGCGGCTGAAGGTGACGTTGTGATTACCATGGATGCCGATTTACAAGATAATCCGAACGAATTACCTGAGTTGTATCGTATGATCATTGAGGATGGTTATGATTTGGTGAGCGGGTGGAAAAAGAAAAGGTACGATCCTTTGGGTAAAACGATTCCTAGTAAGCTTTTTAATAGAACAGCCAGATATATCTCGGGGATCAAGTTACATGATTTTAATTGCGGCTTAAAAGCCTATAGAAAGGATGTTGTCAAGAGTATTGAGGTATATGGTGAGATGCATCGTTATATTCCGATTTTGGCCAAGCGTAATGGCTTTTCGAAGATTGGCGAAAAGGTCGTTATTCATCGTGAAAGACAATATGGTGTTTCTAAGTTTGGTATCGAACGCTTTTTAAAGGGGTTCCTTGATCTGCTTTCTGTGACTTTTATTTCTAAGTTTGGAAAGAGGCCTATGCATTTATTCGGTGGTCTGGGTATCTTTATGTTCTTGATAGGCTTTCTTTCTTCGCTTTATTTGGGTGCGCATAAGTTGTATAGTGTGTATCATCAAATTAGAGAACCCTTACTGACTTCTAGTGCATATTTTTATATCGCCCTTACGAGTATGGTGATTGGTACGCAACTTTTTGTGGCTGGATTTTTAGCGGAGTTGGTTTCTAGAAATAATCCGGAAAGAAATAAATATCAGATTGAAAAACGTGTAAAATAA
- a CDS encoding LysM peptidoglycan-binding domain-containing protein: MEQKPDTIDSARLKQLIDFNVSYGGYVDDGFGTMIFIDRMDIIEDQYQHDNVLYYKKTVNINISEVSHTVKKGDNLSVIANKLGVKVEQIVNENNIKNPNLIYPGDVITVKTNLQYGYQASSMVNLADFEPLANNEAVYKPLSSEDIFEGLNYVNSAVDALAGSLKDNARNSTIGNNRKIYWEKPSGRAFRGNQYVKTYGLKGIGTAVKKVTPWIAVGLEAKEVYGGYEQDGGNFGHNAQKQFVGGVASIGGAFMGAKMGAAAGMAIGVWIGGVGSIPGAIIGAFVGGLIGALVVGTVMENSAESAYDIIVPPETKLIQP; the protein is encoded by the coding sequence ATGGAACAGAAACCTGATACAATTGATTCTGCACGACTTAAGCAGCTTATAGATTTTAATGTGTCATATGGTGGTTATGTAGATGATGGATTTGGCACAATGATATTTATTGACCGAATGGATATTATTGAGGATCAATACCAACATGACAATGTACTTTACTACAAAAAAACAGTAAATATTAATATTTCAGAAGTTTCGCATACTGTAAAAAAAGGGGATAATTTATCAGTAATAGCCAATAAGTTAGGTGTAAAGGTTGAGCAAATAGTAAACGAAAATAATATAAAAAACCCTAACCTTATTTACCCTGGCGATGTAATAACTGTAAAAACCAATCTGCAATATGGCTATCAAGCTAGCAGTATGGTTAATTTAGCAGACTTTGAACCTCTAGCAAACAATGAGGCTGTTTATAAACCGCTATCAAGCGAGGATATTTTCGAAGGATTAAATTATGTAAACTCAGCTGTTGATGCATTAGCCGGATCATTAAAAGATAATGCAAGAAACTCCACCATTGGTAATAATCGAAAAATATATTGGGAAAAACCAAGCGGACGTGCCTTTAGAGGCAACCAATATGTAAAAACCTATGGACTTAAAGGAATTGGGACTGCAGTAAAAAAAGTAACACCATGGATTGCAGTAGGTTTAGAGGCAAAGGAAGTTTATGGAGGATATGAACAGGACGGAGGTAATTTTGGTCACAATGCACAAAAACAATTTGTAGGTGGTGTTGCATCGATTGGTGGAGCATTTATGGGGGCAAAGATGGGAGCAGCAGCAGGAATGGCTATAGGAGTCTGGATTGGGGGTGTTGGTTCAATACCAGGTGCCATAATTGGGGCTTTTGTAGGGGGGTTAATAGGTGCTTTGGTTGTTGGTACCGTGATGGAAAATAGTGCCGAGTCGGCCTATGATATAATCGTACCACCCGAAACAAAATTGATACAACCATGA
- a CDS encoding IS1096 element passenger TnpR family protein has product MMSIKLRIISGEDEDFFREIEIGSEATFLVLHNFIQEILDFDEGQMASFFITDEEWQKKEEITLMDMALDETSDSFVMSDTPLGQFITNKKQRLLYVFDFFNERSLFIEAYEVSTALCPHPQCLRSQGKAPEQLDMSNLLSLSMGEPSNNIDNDYDEDIFSGLEDDDYDHDSLISYTDNLEDL; this is encoded by the coding sequence ATGATGTCGATTAAATTAAGAATAATTTCAGGAGAAGACGAAGATTTTTTCAGGGAGATAGAGATTGGTAGCGAAGCGACTTTTCTTGTACTCCATAATTTCATTCAGGAAATACTAGATTTTGATGAAGGTCAGATGGCTTCTTTTTTTATCACGGATGAAGAATGGCAAAAGAAAGAGGAGATCACCCTGATGGACATGGCGCTGGATGAAACCTCCGATTCGTTTGTTATGTCAGACACCCCTCTGGGTCAGTTTATCACCAATAAAAAACAAAGGTTATTATATGTATTTGACTTCTTTAACGAACGTAGCTTATTTATAGAAGCTTATGAAGTAAGCACCGCTCTTTGCCCACACCCCCAATGCCTGAGATCGCAAGGGAAAGCACCAGAACAATTAGACATGAGTAATCTCTTATCTTTATCAATGGGAGAACCAAGCAACAATATAGATAACGACTACGACGAAGATATCTTTTCAGGATTAGAGGATGATGATTACGATCATGATTCTTTGATATCATACACCGATAATCTAGAAGACCTTTAG
- the tssD gene encoding type VI secretion system tube protein TssD, producing the protein MHGHRWFLKMGELSDASVSALNINASELISCDYSFYQGIDEKGQAQTGVKVSDISLTYESLPSQETLN; encoded by the coding sequence ATGCACGGACACAGATGGTTTTTAAAAATGGGAGAGCTAAGCGATGCTAGTGTATCAGCTCTAAATATTAATGCTAGTGAATTAATAAGCTGCGATTATTCATTTTATCAAGGTATTGATGAAAAAGGGCAAGCCCAAACAGGAGTAAAGGTAAGCGACATTTCACTTACTTATGAAAGTTTACCCTCACAGGAAACACTTAATTAG